The window CGGCCTCGCAGACCTCCAACTGGTGTTCGCTGGTGATGACCAAAGCGTCGTCGGCCGTGCGGCTGCGCACCTGCTCCGACACCGAGCACCAGGTGCTGGCCAGGTAGTACCGCAGCACCGGGTCCGTCGACCCGCCGAAGCGGGCCTCCAGGTCCGCCGCCGCGCCCCGGGCGTCGCCGCTCGCGACGCGAGCCTGCGACATGCCGAGCACCGCGAGCACGTTGCCCGGGTCGCGCTCGGCGGCCCGGCGGTAGTGCGCCGCCGCCGCCCGCCAGCGGCCCCGGGCGAGGAACACGTCGCCGATGCCGATGTCGTCGTAGGCACTCTCCCTGGTCGCCGCGGCCCGTTCGAAATCGCCCGCCGCGTCGTCGAGCCTGCCCTTGACCAGCGCTGACAGCGCGCGATCGAAATACAGCCGAGCCTCGGTCGGCCCCTCCTGCGCCTCGGGTGGCGACAACTGCCACTTCTCGATGACGTCCTGCCATGTACGTAGCACCGGATCACCCCGGGGCCAAACGCTACCGTTCATGACGAGATCCGCGCGGAAGTTGAGATTCACCGACATACCGGGCACCATTTAGCTGTCCTCGAAGCAGATCCGGGTTCGTCGCAGCAGGGGAGTTCCCACGAGCAGCCGTCCGCAGCGTCGAGGGCACCAGCTCAGCTCACGCTGGCTGGCGTCGGCGCTTGTCGCGGGCTACACGACGGTGAGCGCGGTGGTCGGCGCCGTTCTGCTGGTCGCCCCGAAAGAGTCCGGTCCGAGCACCGCGGCTCCGTCGACGACCTACATCTTCGCGCCGCCGCCGCCCGCGTTCGGCCCGGCTGACTCCGTCACGCCCGCGCGGAGGATCGGCACCGCTGACCCCGACTCGCGGCCGCGGCCGTCCAACGTCGCACTGCCGGTGCCGGAAGGATTCCAGCGGGTCGCGGGTCCGGGCGGGCTGGTCACCACGGTCCCCAAGGGCTGGGCGATCGCCCGGTCGTCGGGTCCGGGTTCCGTGCAGGCCACCGACCCGGCCGACCCGGCCCGGCACGTGCGCTACGGCGGCGCCCCCGCGCCCGCCACCGACCTGCTCCAGTCCCATGTGGACTATGAGGCGGTGTTCGCCAAGTCGAGGTCTGGCTTCAAGCGGCTGAGCCTTGGAACCACCCAGTACCACGGGGTTCTCGCCGTCGACTGGGAGTTCGAGCACGATTCGGCCGGGGTGCGCAAGCACGTGCACTCGATGTACTGGCGAATCGACGGCATCGAGTACTTCGTCTACGCGGCCGCGAACGCCGACCGCTGGGCCGAGACCGTGCCGATCTACCACGCGTTGATCGACAATGCGTCTCCTTGATCGAAAAGGGTTGACGGTCTCGCTACGGTGAGTGTGTGATCGCTGGCGGGCAGCAATATCTCGCTGCTCCAGGCACCACACGACCGACGGGACGCCATGCCTGAGCACAGCGCAGCCGCCGAAGAGCCCACCGATGACCGGACCCCGCCGAGCGGGATTCCCGCCATTCCCCAGCCGCGGCAGCGCGCGCCGCACGGCCCGCCCGACCGCGACGACGCGACCCGCTACCTGTGCGCGGCGGCCCACCTCGACCCCGGT is drawn from Actinokineospora alba and contains these coding sequences:
- a CDS encoding tetratricopeptide repeat protein, whose protein sequence is MLRTWQDVIEKWQLSPPEAQEGPTEARLYFDRALSALVKGRLDDAAGDFERAAATRESAYDDIGIGDVFLARGRWRAAAAHYRRAAERDPGNVLAVLGMSQARVASGDARGAAADLEARFGGSTDPVLRYYLASTWCSVSEQVRSRTADDALVITSEHQLEVCEAAARRIIDLDVRDAELRRGAELLLDEVTAGRRWRWQPEGIAVSLAVLAVSLGLILVAVGGLAGNVSLVIAGVLLGGGLLYLIVVRFRRQTWQSRADALAESIVQRGAD